Proteins from a single region of Macrotis lagotis isolate mMagLag1 chromosome 2, bilby.v1.9.chrom.fasta, whole genome shotgun sequence:
- the GP1BA gene encoding platelet glycoprotein Ib alpha chain: MNLRISWEMDLQLLLILLFLLLLGPSHSQFPCDSQKVASKVETNCELRGLKSVPTKLSPDTAILQLQNNDLKSFSTSSLSLLTQLTELYLTKNNISVLVADGKLPLLSILDISDNAIKTWVPLGHSLPSLTFLDLSRNALEFLPPGALTGLGSLENLYLAGNKLTSLPPNFLKEVPHLQKLDLANNYLQHLSADLLVNLHQLNTLFLQNNLLSVLPYGFFLDHLLPYVFLHSNPWKCNCELRYLQNWLKENQGSVYFWKKGVDVKVMTPDVKSVQCDTPFRTPVYTFSMNCPITGDRDYDSYDEYDGLTEQGVLESETTVPTTNSLKHSTIHNSSNMTMIEPTTFPITSETITSSTTGIILNSPETTMPSTMISSEATTPQTTLQKILPLLTSQGLTMLFKSPETTVFPTMPELTRFLFSSEASTTSDLLRSYHIPEKVTFPTSRSSTLFLNIPETTVFPTMPELTRLLISEAITLQTTSESIAFSENQETTRFPNSPEATTFPVTSKTIMLQTISESVTFPTTDSTVHTSFMLVTSPRLSSTLTLLNSNIPSPNEVVALGSLSDPSNSSQISISCCLFSLWFYIFGIAWALISSIVLIVFLALVQPPHHLLRTYTFMEDSPNPQGTVHLELHKRKEVIVHRAWLLFLGGTIPSFRTRLFLWVRSNGQVGPLTLKRKPSALSLGQGEDLLGSVSIKYSGHSL; this comes from the exons ATGAACTTGAGGATCTCATGGGAAATG GACCTCCAGCTACTCTTAatacttctcttcctcctcctcctgggcCCTTCCCATTCCCAATTTCCCTGTGACTCTCAAAAAGTGGCTAGCAAGGTTGAAACCAACTGTGAATTACGTGGTCTGAAGTCTGTGCCAACAAAGCTGTCCCCAGACACTGCCATCCTCCAACTTCAAAATAATGACCTGAAATCCTTCTCCACTTCTTCCCTCAGTCTTCTAACCCAACTCACGGAACTCTACTTAACTAAAAATAACATAAGTGTCCTGGTGGCAGATGGGAAGCTTCCACTACTCTCAATACTGGATATCTCTGATAATGCTATAAAGACCTGGGTCCCCCTAGGGcattccctcccctctctcacCTTCCTAGACCTCTCCAGAAATGCTCTAGAGTTTCTGCCTCCAGGAGCCCTGACTGGTCTAGGTTCCTTGGAGAACCTCTACCTTGCAGGCAACAAGTTAACGAGTCTGCCCCCGAACTTTCTGAAAGAAGTACCCCATCTCCAGAAGCTGGATCTGGCAAACAATTACTTGCAACACTTGTCAGCAGACCTGCTGGTAAATCTCCATCAACTAAACACCCTCTTCCTACAGAATAACCTGCTCTCTGTCCTTCCCTATGGTTTCTTCTTGGACCATTTGCTGCCTTATGTCTTCCTCCATTCCAATCCCTGGAAGTGCAACTGTGAACTTCGATACTTACAGAACTGGCTAAAGGAAAACCAAGGTAGTGTTTACTTCTGGAAGAAAGGTGTGGATGTCAAGGTCATGACTCCAGATGTGAAGAGTGTACAATGTGACACTCCCTTTAGGACACCTGTCTACACTTTTTCTATGAACTGCCCCATCACTGGGGATAGAGACTATGATAGCTATGATGAGTACGATGGGCTAACTGAGCAAGGTGTCTTAGAATCTGAAACCACTGTTCCAACCACCAACTCCCTGAAGCACTCTACAATCCATAATAGCTCAAACATGACCATGATAGAGCCTACCACATTTCCAATCACCTCAGAAACAATCACATCCTCAACTACTGGAATAATCCTTAACAGCCCAGAAACAACTATGCCCTCAACTATGATCTCCTCAGAAGCTACCACACCTCAGACCACCCTCCAAAAAATATTACCATTACTAACTTCCCAAGGGTTAACCATGCTCTTTAAAAGCCCAGAAACTACTGTGTTCCCAACTATGCCAGAATTAACTAGGTTCCTTTTCTCCTCAGAAGCTTCTACAACTTCTGATCTTCTCAGAAGCTACCACATCCCAGAAAAAGTCACATTCCCAACTTCTCGAAGttctactttatttcttaacattCCAGAAACTACTGTGTTCCCAACAATGCCAGAACTCACTAGGCTCCTTATCTCAGAAGCTATCACACTCCAGACCACCTCAGAATCCATTGCATTCTCAGAGAATCAAGAAACTACAAGGTTCCCAAATTCTCCAGAAGCTACTACATTCCCAGTAACCTCAAAAACTATCATGCTCCAAACCATCTCAGAATCTGTCACATTTCCAACCACAGATTCTACTGTACATACTTCTTTCATGCTTGTTACCTCCCCCAGACTCTCTTCAACTTTAACCCTCCTAAATTCCAATATTCCCTCACCGAATGAAGTTGTGGCTCTAGGAAGTTTAAGTGATCCCAGCAACTCCTCTCAGATTTCTATCTCCTGCTGCCTTTTCTCCCTGTGGTTCTACATTTTTGGAATAGCTTGGGCTCTGATCTCTTCCATTGTTCTCATTGTCTTCTTAGCTCTAGTTCAGCCCCCACATCATCTGCTAAGAACCTATACCTTTATGGAGGACAGCCCCAATCCACAGGGCACTGTCCACCTCGAACTCCATAAGAGGAAGGAGGTTATAGTTCACAGAGCTTGGCTCCTTTTTCTTGGAGGAACAATACCCTCCTTCCGTACTAGACTTTTCCTGTGGGTACGGTCCAATGGCCAAGTAGGACCTCTGACTCTGAAAAGGAAACCATCTGCTCTAAGCCTGGGGCAAGGGGAAGACCTGTTGGGGTCAGTCAGTATCAAGTATTCAGGCCACAGCCTCTGA